One Anaerobranca gottschalkii DSM 13577 DNA window includes the following coding sequences:
- a CDS encoding lantibiotic protection ABC transporter ATP-binding protein, translating into MSNLILETRGLKKYYGKQLAVNDVSLKIPRGSIYGLLGPNGAGKSTILKMLTGLLYPSKGEIIVFGETWQRKHLERIGALIESPALYGNLTAVENLLIHTKLMGLPKERIYEVLETVNLKDTGKKLASQFSMGMKQRLGIAIALLGYPELLILDEPTNGLDPIGIQELRKLVRSFPKRGITVILSSHILPEVSQLVDHIGIISNGELKHQGKINHDEDLEGLFMKVVKGAKK; encoded by the coding sequence ATGTCAAACTTGATACTTGAAACAAGAGGGCTGAAAAAATACTATGGAAAGCAGCTTGCCGTAAATGATGTTTCACTCAAAATCCCAAGGGGTTCAATCTACGGATTACTTGGTCCAAATGGAGCAGGAAAATCCACTATATTAAAAATGCTTACGGGACTATTGTATCCGTCAAAAGGTGAAATTATTGTTTTTGGTGAGACATGGCAGAGAAAACACCTTGAACGGATTGGAGCATTAATTGAATCCCCTGCTTTATATGGCAATCTAACTGCAGTTGAAAACCTCCTGATTCACACAAAATTGATGGGACTTCCAAAAGAAAGAATTTACGAAGTACTTGAGACAGTAAACCTTAAAGATACCGGCAAAAAGCTTGCTTCACAATTTTCAATGGGTATGAAGCAAAGACTTGGCATAGCAATTGCTCTCTTAGGATATCCAGAATTATTGATACTTGATGAGCCTACAAATGGCCTTGATCCTATAGGAATTCAGGAACTGAGGAAATTAGTCAGGTCATTCCCTAAAAGAGGGATTACGGTAATTCTATCAAGCCATATATTGCCGGAAGTGTCACAGCTTGTTGACCATATTGGTATAATAAGCAATGGTGAGCTTAAACATCAGGGTAAAATAAATCATGATGAAGACCTTGAGGGATTATTCATGAAAGTTGTTAAGGGGGCTAAAAAATGA